The following is a genomic window from Ictidomys tridecemlineatus isolate mIctTri1 unplaced genomic scaffold, mIctTri1.hap1 Scaffold_89, whole genome shotgun sequence.
AGAGTTGTAAAGTGGGAAACCTGCCCAACTGGACTGTGGTCATCTGCCAATGTGGAACCTGTGTCATGGCCCCCGGTGAAAGTCTCAGGCTTAAAGACCTGGGTGGGCTTCCCTGGGTGAAAATGTTTCTTATGGATTGCTGAAGGTCACGGCTAGATGAGAAAACCACTTCCCATGTGACTCCCtgaggaagggctctggaggtcTTAGCTCGCTCCTCCATGCTTGGTACACCTCTTgctgtccctcctgtccacctgcAGGCATGAACCTTAGTCAGGACAGTGACTTTGAGTTCTTCTAGCAAATCATGGTGAATTGGTCTTGTGAGTCCTTCTAATAAATCCCAAGACTTGAAGGTGGTCATGAGACAcacttcatttggaaaatggaataaatatcccCCAAGGTAAGACATTTCTCCCAGAATTATCCATTATCACACAGCCACCAGCTGAGCACACTGCAGACTTGCTTAACGTGGTGCTCTGTTGTGACACCACAGGAACCAAAGGGAACAAAGCCTGGTGGTGTTACAGCACGGTCCATCCTGACCACACAGGCAAGTGTTGAAACCAGAGGTGATGGACAGCTGCAGCTTAGGTCCTCGGTGGGCATGACGAGCTGGCCCTTacctcctcattttacagatgaagtgaTGCAGGTGAGGGAGGAGTCCATGTCCCCATGCAGCCTGATCAGACGCAGCTGGAGGGCCCATGGTACACCAGGCTCCGGGCAtcacctggagatagaagtaCCCATCACCAGGACATCCATGCTGTGTCCAACCCATCAGCAGAAGGACCCCAACCTCCCTTCCCTTGAGTGACCACTGACACCTCTTCATAGATGGGTAGCCATGTGCCTTCCTGTCATGTCCTGTAGTCCTATGGACCCAGTCACCTCTTGGGGGACCTCACTGCTGCCCTGTAGTGGCGCCCCCTTCTCCGCCAAtgcatcttaattaagcttctacaaagaccctcaccataattgttattttttttttaagagagagtgagagagacagaaagaaaatttttaaaatatttatgttttagttttcgacagacacaacatctttgtttgtatgcggtgttgaggatcgaacttgggccgcatccatgccaggccagcgtgataccgcttgagccacatccccagctcaccataattgttcttgtTAACAAGATGCCAGAAAAGATATCTGCAGAAGAGTTCCGTGTGTTTAGAACGAtctatttcctgtttctctgtctTACAAAAAGCTCAGTTTAACCATGGACTTGATGGTGTTGCTCCCGCTTTTGTGGTAAAACATGTAAAACCTCTGacggttccaaaaaaaaaaaaaaaaatgagacaaaacttacgagaattcaaagaaaaaaaattactcttatgTAGACTCTGGCAAAAATGTAGACGCATGGTCCAGAGAGTTTTAGGCAAGAGCCCCTCTGACCCGACAGCCTTGGCCATGTCCTTCCTCTCCAGAACTTGgttttctctggcttcctgatCCTGCGTGATTGCACATCCACGGACCACTTTAAGAACCTGCCACCAGCCGGACACAGCAGGTATGGACATCGATGCTGGGGTAACCACCACGAtggccttctctctccttcttttaatGTGGAAGCACGTCTTTCAGATGCCAACTCAACTTGGGAAAGAGAGCGGAAGGGAACGTCCCCTCCCACCAAGCCTCACCTGCCTCCTAAACAAATGCTCTGCAGAGCCGGCCTTGCGTAGCTCTGCGCCTGGTGAGGCCCTAGGCTTGCTGTGCAGGAAGGAGGCACACTTAACACTCATTGGTCTGTGCAAGACATTCGGCCAGTCCTCCAGCTAGGTGGTCACTGAATGAACAAGGAAGGAGACCAGGTTCCAGGCTTCCAGCTTTCTGTTCTGCTGAGATGGGAGGGTAAACTCTGGGGACAGTGCCTGAGGACAGAACCTCACCCACCACCAGGGCAGCACCAGAAGACGAGGTCTGGATCCCCGCTCTGTTGACAGCCCCAGGAAAACAAATCCGGGAGCCTGGGCACCCTGTTTCCTGCTCAGCTCCCACCCCATGGTCTGTAGGACATGATGAGGGCTCTGGGCTCTGTTCTGGGTGGATAGAAGGTATTGGAGGGTCTGGAGCAAAGGAGTGAGGCTGTTTCTATGGCATTTAGGAAGcagccctgtggctgctgtagGGAATAAAGGGGAGATGCAAAAGCAACAGCCAGGGACTGCCAAACCCAAccttgaatttttacaaaagaaagaagatcatATGTTAAGATACACTTaatgaatctaaaaaaaattgtataatcaGTATAAGAATTTAggattcttttgtaattttagtaCTTATGgcattaggaattttgaaatatagtctGTAGTACTTCActttcacagtaatgaaaaaaagtaaatgttgtatataaaatttagtatttggatgtttaattttttcttttgaaagtctggggatttaacccataATTTCATGTATTCTAATAAccgtgtgctttaccactggattACATCCTCACTCcaacttaatatttttgtcacttGATTTGAGATAGTTCTCACTTGAAGAAATTAGGAATTAGAACTGTGTAATCATTGAATaatcttatattcatttttttattagggatcctgtttgccctttttataatcatcaaTTAAGAAGCAAGCACCTGGCCATCAAAAAAacgaaagaaattcagaaaaacataGATGGATGGGAAGGCAAAGATATTGGACAGTGCTGCAATGAATTTATAATGGAAGGACCATTGACAAGAACTGGTGCTAAACATGAacgacatatttttctctttgatggctTAATGATCAGCTGTAAACCTAATCATGGCCAGACCCCGCTTCCAGGTTATAGTAGTGCAGAatatagattaaaagaaaagtttgtcATGAGGAAAGTACAAATCTGTGATAAGGAAGATACTTGTGAGTGCAGACATGCTTTTGAATTAGTATCCAAAGACAGCATAATATTTGCTGCTAAttctgcagaagagaaaaataattggatggcaaccattatttctcttcattatcgTAGTACTCTAGATAGAATGCTAGATTCTGttttattgaaagaagaaaatgatcagccactgagattaccaaGTCCAGATGTGTATCGTTTTGTGGTAAAAGACTCTgaggaaaacattgtttttgaAGACAACTTGCAAAGTAGAAGTGGAATCCCCATTATTAAAGGAGGAACTGTGGTGAAATTAATTGAAAGGTTAACATATCATATGTATGCAGGTATGTGAAACTCATTGTGAGTACTTATCTAGGGCCTAATTCCCAAAAGCTTTTAAATGGTGTTCAAAGATAATGTATAAACCCATTTATCCATCATCCAACTTTAATAATTGTCAACTCATGTTTCATCTGTTTCATTACAGATTTAAATACCTACTCCCAGAATTATTTAGaagatctcaggaaaaaaaaaatgaattgcctccagaatattaaaatactgcagaatcaaaagggataaatagctaattaaatattgttaacttgattagttattaaataagtgctcataaaatttgcatattaatgcaaattttaaaaatttgaaaacaatccttatttatcaagaaaatacCACAGTTGGCAGGAAGAACCAaactaaaaaggaagggaaatatggtattttgaattaattaaactgaaaaattgaACATGAAATATGTTTATGCTCTACTTTTTCAGATCCCAATTTTGTTCATACTTTTCTTACTACATATCGTTCGTTTTGTAAACCAGGAATTGCTAAGCTTACTGATTGAAcggtgagaaaaatgtatattttacttgcattaatattttataaaaaaaaattaactgttctGTACCTTGCAAAGTGCCTAGTAGCTGGTACCTACTCAGGTAGGTGTTGACATAATTTATTTGGCATTACATTAGATGTATTACCATACTTTTTAAGTAGTGTTTGCTGTTTGTAACATAGTTCTTTTCGGCTATTAGCAATATTCCAAGAGGTAATCTTAAATATCCAATTtaatacagtttttgaaaatattttttagttgtagttgggcacaatacctttattttatgtatttatttttacgtggtgttgaggatggaacctagcacctcacatgtgctaggcgagcgctctactgctgagccacaatcccagcccattaaAGACCcaatttagagaggaaaaaaacaacattatagtaaaatttgttctgttatttaaggaaattttccactttttgattttaaaacaaatttgttatggaaaatttcaaacatgtgcaagagtagacagaaaatataatgaacccATTTATCCATTATCTAACTTCAATAATTATCAACACATGTTTTATCTGCTTCCCtacagatttaaatattctaccCCCAGGATTATTTTGAAGTAGATCTCAGAAAACATATTTCGTCTGTAAATACTTCTATGTGTGTCtctgaaagttaaaaatttttattttaaataaatcatgtattattattaagcctaaaaaacaattcctttattaatatttaaaaattttttgaattgaaaaatttttttaactgaatgtttTTACTTAGTGATACTTTAAATGCTTTgtagtttaaaaagaagaacctgGCTGGATGTCATGGAATGGGTCTATAATtctggtacttgggagactgaggcagaaggatcatttcagacagCCTGTGCAACATAATGAGAtccaatttcaaaaaacaaaatgtactaaaatacatatatacatacacaaatatgtatatgtatatgtatatacacacatgtatatgaatatgtacatatataatctgaactacaaaatgatttttgttttacgtttataaacttaactaaaattttgtcttgacccctatttccattttgttctatgAAATTAAACTTACAAGACTTAGTATAATATGTTCTGAAAATCTATTGTTCTATTTCTGTGTCCAAAATAAGGAAAGTATATTTGCTAGACTtacattatagctatatttcctaacttacattatagctatatttcCTCTGGTTAGgcaaggtttttggttttttaattttgattttttacctTACCCACTTAGGTTTAGGttatgttcttaatttaaaagttcatcttgggcttcctttttgaatttcataCTCACGTATTTAAGGAAATTGATTAGTCCGCTTtcattttatgatataaatattaaggatAGATGGTTAGATAAGTCCTTTCTTTCacattatggtactggggattgaatacagggactCGCAGAAGCTAgctagagctctaccactgagctacatgctcagtctcttttattttatttgagacagtctcactgaattgttgaatttgactttgaacttgcagtcctcctgcctcaactccctagtagttgagattacaggcatacactaaaTCTCCCAGCTCTTTATGATCTTTAAAGAAGTTATATTCCTGTGGATtcttttcttggatcttttcTTGTATCTTTTCCATGAACCTTTTGTTGGTTgattaatgctaatcataaaaaactttttataaagattTGATATAAAATCTTAGGATCATATAGCTGAAGGCAATTTTTGTACTTGTGTAGTATGGAGTACTGCAGGGAAGGCTTAACAGTAATTGCACTTTCTACAAAGTGATAGGAAAGGGGATTCTTTGgtcaatattttttgttgtatttaaaatatctttcatttatttatgaacaaattcctgtccttttggttttcttcttagaTTTCAAATTCCAGAGCCAGAACCTACTGAAGCAGACAAATTGGCAATAGAGAAAGGTGAGCAGCCAATCAGTGCAGACCTTAAAAGATTCCGAAAGGAATACGTTCAACCAGTACAACTTAGGTTTGACCTGAATATTACATTTCTTATGTGCCATTTTCAGTATATAGTTAACACAAAATTCTTAGctcttaattaaatataaatattattgttaattttatgacagtcaaatttccaaatttctttcactgtgaagctattttaaataaatatcctgaAGAAATTTATATAAGTATACCATGTTATTTACATCAGCTCTCTCTGACATGTGATATATTTACAgatcaaaataaatgtgtgttattataagta
Proteins encoded in this region:
- the LOC144374813 gene encoding son of sevenless homolog 2-like; the protein is MTAGHPHILTPEQNSWLITSYVVPLEGMIFMFYKIHCRAGHLGPQFPTDFGEHPQQELKPLAYGPSDPRCPADSASQSKPAPGLENCQGAEAPGNHLGTMTWSCKVKLQGAFLEPKGTKPGGVTARSILTTQASVETRGDGQLQLRSSVGMTSWPLPPHFTDEVMQNLVFSGFLILRDCTSTDHFKNLPPAGHSRDPVCPFYNHQLRSKHLAIKKTKEIQKNIDGWEGKDIGQCCNEFIMEGPLTRTGAKHERHIFLFDGLMISCKPNHGQTPLPGYSSAEYRLKEKFVMRKVQICDKEDTCECRHAFELVSKDSIIFAANSAEEKNNWMATIISLHYRSTLDRMLDSVLLKEENDQPLRLPSPDVYRFVVKDSEENIVFEDNLQSRSGIPIIKGGTVVKLIERLTYHMYADPNFVHTFLTTYRSFCKPGIAKLTD